A window of Gammaproteobacteria bacterium genomic DNA:
GGTTTTCTCAAGGGGCAGCTGCGCTTTACCGGGATCGCCGCGGTGGTCGAGGATACGCTGGAAAAGCTGCGCGCCGAGCAAACGGACGATTTGGAGCGGATCATGGGCGCGGACGCGGCGGCGCGCCGTTGCGCCGGGCGCATACTGGAGCAGCGCGCGCCATGATTCAGTTCCTGTATTCCCTGTTGGCCTTTTTGGCGACGGTCAGCTTGTTGATCGCCTTCCACGAGTATGGCCATTTCCTGGTGGCGCGCTGGAACGGCGTGCACGTTCTGCGGTTTTCTATCGGCATTGGCCCTGCCGTCTGGAAGCGCCGGGACGCCGAAGGCACGGAATGGGTGGTGGCGGCCCTGCCGCTGGGCGGCTACGTGCGCATGCTGGACGAGCGCGAGGGTGCCGTGCCCGAGCAGGAACTGGATCGCGCCTTTAACCGCAAGTCCCTGGGGCAACGCTGCGCGATCGTGCTGGCCGGGCCGTTGTTTAACCTGCTGGCGGCGGTGCTGGCCTTCACCCTGGTGTATATGATCGGCGTCACCGGCCTGCGTCCCGTGGTGGAGGACATATTGCCGGATTCGCCCGCTGCCCGCGCCGGACTGGCGCCCGGTCAGGAGATCTTTGCCGTGGCCGGCCGCCCGGCGTCCAGCTGGAGGGCCGTTAACGAGGCCCTGTTGCGGTCCCTGATCGCAGGTGCGCCCGTTGCCGAACTGAGCGTCGCCGCCGTCGCCGAAGAACGCTACCTTGTGGCGGTGTCTCTGGACGGGGTCTCGTTGGACACCTTGTCCCAGGAGACGCCCCTGGAATTGCTTGGCGTCCAGCCGCGCCTGCCGGCGCCGAAGGCCGTTTTCGATACGGTGGAACCCGGCAGTCCGGCGGACCGCGCCGGCCTGCTGCCCGGCGACCGAGTGGTTGCCGCGGCGGGGAGGCCCTTGCTCTACTGGCAGGATTTTTCCCGGGCGGTCCGGGAGCACCCCGCCGGCACCCCCCTGTCCCTGGAAGTGATGCGGCAGGGCCGGCGGCTGTCCGTGGAACTGCTCCCGGCGCGGACGGAGGAAGGCCGGGGACGCATCGGGGTGGGGCTGCGCGCGGATGCGGCGCAGCTGGCCGAATTGCGCCGGGAACTGGAGCGGGTGGAATCGTATTCGTTGTTCCCGGCGCTGGGACAGGCGCTGCGGCGCACGTGGGATATTTCGGTATTGACCCTGCGGGTGCTGGGGCAGATCGTCGTCGGCCGCGTCTCCGCGGACAACCTGAGCGGGCCGGTGGGGATCGCCTATTTCGCGGGCGTCAGCGCCCTGCAGGGGCTGTCTTCCTTCTGTACCTTCCTGGCCGTGGTCAGTATTGGCCTGGGGATCTTCAACTTGTTGCCCATCCCGATCCTGGACGGGGGACACCTGTTGTATTACTTGATAGAATACCTGAAAGGGAGCCCCTTATCCGATTTCCAACAGGCCGCGGGCCAGCGATTGGGGCTGTTTCTTTTGCTGGGGTTGTTTCTTCTGGTTTGTTACAACGATTTTCTCCGGCTGGCATGATGAAAGAATGGGCTATGCGCCAGCAGATGCGCTTTCGGACCAGCGTTGTGCTGTTCGCGCTGGCGTTGTCGGCGGCGGCGTCGGCCGAGCCATTCGTTATCAAGGACATACAGGTGAAGGGTCTGCGGCGCATTACCGAAGGGACAGTGTTTAACTACCTGCCGTTTAAGGTTGGCGACCTGTTCTCCGAAGATGACACGGCGGTGGCGATCCGCGCCCTGTACGGCACCGGCTTCTTCGACGATGTGCGGCTGGAGCAGCAGGGCGACGTGCTGGTCGTGATCGTTCAGGAGCGGCCCGCCATAGGGAGCATCTCCATCACCGGCAACGAGGACATCAAGACGGAAGACCTGCTTAACGGTCTGCGCGAACTCGATTTCGTAGAGGGCAGGGTGTTTGACAAGTCGCAACTGGATCGGATCGAGCAGGAGCTGGCGCGGCAATACCTTGCCTTGGGCAAGTATTCCATGAGCGTGGACTCGACGGTAACGCCGCTGGAGGACAATCGGGTGGCGATCGCCCTGGAGATATTCGAGGGCGAGAAAGCGAAGATCCGCCGGATCAATATCGTCGGCAACGAGGATTTTTCCGAGAAGGAGTTGCTGAAGCAGTTCAAATCTTCCACTCCCGGCATGTTCTCTTTCCTGTTCGGCGGCGGCCAATACTCGCAACAAGTCATGGCTGCCGACCTGGAGACCCTGCGCTCCTTCTACCTGGACCGCGGCTACCTGCGTTTCAATATAGACTCCACCCAGGTCACCATCAGCCCGGACCGGCAGCAAATTTTCGTGACTATCAATATCGGCGAAGGCGAGCAGTACACGGTGTCGGACCTCCGCCTGTCCGGAGATATACTGGTCCCGGAACAGGAACTGTTCGAGTTGGTTGACATCAAGCGGGGAGACCTGTTTTCGCGCAAGCAGACCAGCGCCAGCAACGAGCGGATCGCCAATCGTCTGGGAGACGAAGGCTTCGCCTTCGCCAATGTCAGCGTCGTGCCGGACATAGATGACGACGACAACACGGTGGCGGTCACCTTTGCCATAGACTCCGGCCGCCGCGTCTATGTGCGGCGTATTCTGTTCGCCGGCAATCACCGCACCCGCGACGAAGTGTTGCGCCGCGAGATGCGCCAGCAGGAAGGCGCCTGGAGCTCCACCAAAAAGATCGAGCGAGGCCGGGTGCGTCTGGAGCGGTTGGGCTTCTTCCAGGGGGTCAACGTCGAGACGCCGGAGGTGCCGGGCGTGGATGACCAAGTGGATGTGCGCTACACGGTGACGGAGCGTCCCGCCGGCAACCTGCTGGCGGGGATCGGGTTCTCGCAGAATCAGGGTCTGATCCTGCGCACCAGCATTACCCAGGACAACTTCCTGGGTTCCGGCAACCGGGTCAACTTTACCTTCAACAATAGCGACGTGAGCAGGAGCTTCGCCCTGGGCTATCTCAACCCCTACTACACCATAGACGGCGTGAGCCGCGGCTTCGATTTTTCCTACCGGGACCTGGACTCCGAGGACGCCAACATCTCGGATTACGACGCTGAGATATTCGGCTTAAGCGTCAACTTCGGCCTCCCTGTCAGCGAGTACAATTTCTTCGATGTGGGGCTTGATTACGAACAAACCTCCATCCAGCCCGGCAGTAACGCCGGCGATCTGGTGAACGATTTCATCCGCGAAGAAGGCAGGGAATTCGATCTGCTGCGCCTCTCCGGGCGCTTTACCTACGATACCCGCAACCGGGCGATCCTCCCCGACCGGGGCACGCGGCACCGGTTTCGCTCGGAGCTGGGTCTGCCCGCCTTCGGCGGCAGTGCGGTAAATTTCTACAAGGTGGATTATCGTGCCGACTGGTTTATCCCCATCGGGGAGAAATACACCCTGCGACTCCAGAGCGATATGGGCTACGGGGGCGGTTACGGAGGCACCAGTCGGTTGCCTTTCTTCGAGCATTTCTACCTGGGCGGGCCGCGTTCGTTACGCGGCTTCGAGGAGAATACCGTGGGCCGCCTGGACGCGAATCGGAATGCCTTGGGCGGCAACCTGAAGCTGTTCGGCAGTACCGAGTTAATCCTGCCGCTGCCGTTTCTTGAGGATATCCAGCAGCTGCGCGTCACCTCGTTCTTCGATTTCGGCAACGTCTATGATCTTGAGGAGGAATCGCTGGATCTGGGGCAGTTGCGCTACTCGGTGGGCCTGAGCGGGATCTGGATCTCTCCCGTGGGCATCCTGAGTCTGAGCCTGGCATCGCCGATCGGCAGTAAAAGCGGCGACCGAACGCAGGGGTTTCAGTTTACCTTTGGGACTTCGTTTTAAGGAGGATAAAAGAGTTTGAATCTGAAGGCATCGCATGTTTTTTCCCTGTTGTTGACGGGGTTTCTGGTCACGCCGGCGGCAGCGGAAGATTACCGGATCGGGGTGGTCGATCTGATACGCATCCTGGAGGGTTCTCCCCAGGCGGCCGAGGCGCGCGAGCGGATCGAGAAAGAATTCGCGTCCAAGGAACAGGAGGTGACGGCGTCGCAGCGGCGGTTGCGCGAGATGGAAGACAAGCTGGCCAAGGACAGCGCCGTGATGACGGAGGCCGACCGGCGCGAACTCGAGCGGCAGGTGATCTCCAAGCGCAGGGAGATCAACCGTCTCCAGGAGGAGTACCGGGAAGACCTGAGTTACCGCCGCAACGAGGAACTGTCCAAGATCCAAAAGACCATTCGGGAGGTCATCCAGGGCATTGCTCAGGACCAGGGCTACGACCTGATCCTGGGCGAGGGACTGATCTACGTGGATTCCAAGCTGGATATCACCGATGCCGTACTGAAGAAATTGGAACAGAACCGAGCCGAGGAAGAAAAGCGCCGCGGGCAAGAGGGCGCCGCGGAAGACGGCGAAGAGGCGGAGTAGAGCAATGGTCTGCACGACCTTGGGCGAACTGAGCCGCCGCATCGGCGCCAATTTGCGAGGCGACCCGGGGCGCGGGATTAAGGGTGTGGCCACTCTGGATGCGGCCGGGGAGGGTGAACTCTCTTTCCTTGCCAACCGGGCCTACAAGCGGCACCTGGCGAATACCCGGGCAGCGGCTGTGATCCTGGCGCCGCGGGATGCGCCCGACTGTCCGGTGGACGCCCTGGTTACCGCGGAACCTTACCTGGGCTACGCGCGCGCCGCTCAATTCTTGTTCCCCGTTCCTGCCGTGCGGAGCGGTATCGCCTCCAGCGCCGAGATCGCAGGCGATGCGCGGATCGATCTCACCGCTTATGTGGGGCCGCGCACCGTGGTCGGGGCAGGAGCCCGCATCGGTGCGCGCGCCTGCCTGGGGCCGGGCTGTATCGTCGGCCCCCGGGTCGAGGTCGGCGCCGACACCCGGCTGATGGCCAATGTCACGTTGCTGGAGGGGACCCGGATCGGCGGCGGCGGACTGTTCCACCCGGGCGCCGTGATCGCTGCCGAAGGCTTCGGCTTCGCCTGTGACAAAGGCACCTGGATCAAGATTCCGCAGTTGGGGGGCGTGACCATCGGAGACAACGTCGAGATCGGCGCCAACACCACGATTGCCCGCGGCACCCTGCGTGACACGGTCATCGGGGACGGCGTGAAGATCGACAACCAAGTGCAGATTGGGCACAATGTCCGCATCGGCGCCAACACCATCATCGCGGGTTGCGTCGGTATCGCCGGCAGTGCCCGGATCGGCAGGGATTGCCGGATCGGAGGGGGCTGTGCGGTGAATAGCTACGCGGAGATTGCCGACGGAGTTTTTCTGGCGGGTCGGACGGCGGTGCATCGCTCGATCTCCAGGGCCGGCGCTTATGCCTCTGGCACCATGGTGACGGACCTGGCGACCTGGCGGCGCAACGCCGTGTGGATGCAGCATTTGCACCAGTCGTTGCGTGACATGCAGGAGCGTATCGCTGCCCTGGAGGCTCGCGCAAGGCGGGGTGCGGGAGGCGCGCAATGAACACTACCCTGGAGGAGTGCCAGCAAATGTCTCTCGGCGTCGAGGAGATCGAAAAACTGGTGCATCACCGTTATCCGTTCCTGTTCATTGACAAGGTGATCGGCTGCCAGCACGGCAAGTACCTGCAAGCGATCAAAAGCGTTACCGCGACCGAACCCTTCTTCCAGGGCCACTTCCCCGGCCGGCCCATTATGCCCGGGGTGCTCATCGTCGAGGCGATGGCGCAGGCCGCCGGCGTGCTGATCTCGCTGTCCTTCCGCGACCAACTGGCGGTGGGCGATAGCCCCCCCCTCTACTACCTGGTAGGCATAGACAAGGTGCGCATCTCCCGGCCGGTGGTCCCCGGCGACCGGCTGTTGTTGGAGGTGCGCGTCGAGCGCATCCGGAGCCGGCTGTGCATCTTTTCCACCTCGGCGAGCGTGGACGGGGAGACAGTCGCCACCGCTGAACTGAGGAGTACCTTCTCCGAGAGAGGCGGCAGTTGATCCACCCGTCGGCGATCGTTCACCCGGATGCCCGCATCGCCGAAAGCGCCTCCATAGGGCCGTACGCGGTCATTGAGGAGGGCGTGGAGATCGGCGCCGGTACGCGCGTCGATCCCTTTACCGTGATTCGCGGTCCCACCCGGA
This region includes:
- a CDS encoding OmpH family outer membrane protein, whose protein sequence is MNLKASHVFSLLLTGFLVTPAAAEDYRIGVVDLIRILEGSPQAAEARERIEKEFASKEQEVTASQRRLREMEDKLAKDSAVMTEADRRELERQVISKRREINRLQEEYREDLSYRRNEELSKIQKTIREVIQGIAQDQGYDLILGEGLIYVDSKLDITDAVLKKLEQNRAEEEKRRGQEGAAEDGEEAE
- the fabZ gene encoding 3-hydroxyacyl-ACP dehydratase FabZ; this translates as MNTTLEECQQMSLGVEEIEKLVHHRYPFLFIDKVIGCQHGKYLQAIKSVTATEPFFQGHFPGRPIMPGVLIVEAMAQAAGVLISLSFRDQLAVGDSPPLYYLVGIDKVRISRPVVPGDRLLLEVRVERIRSRLCIFSTSASVDGETVATAELRSTFSERGGS
- the bamA gene encoding outer membrane protein assembly factor BamA yields the protein MMKEWAMRQQMRFRTSVVLFALALSAAASAEPFVIKDIQVKGLRRITEGTVFNYLPFKVGDLFSEDDTAVAIRALYGTGFFDDVRLEQQGDVLVVIVQERPAIGSISITGNEDIKTEDLLNGLRELDFVEGRVFDKSQLDRIEQELARQYLALGKYSMSVDSTVTPLEDNRVAIALEIFEGEKAKIRRINIVGNEDFSEKELLKQFKSSTPGMFSFLFGGGQYSQQVMAADLETLRSFYLDRGYLRFNIDSTQVTISPDRQQIFVTINIGEGEQYTVSDLRLSGDILVPEQELFELVDIKRGDLFSRKQTSASNERIANRLGDEGFAFANVSVVPDIDDDDNTVAVTFAIDSGRRVYVRRILFAGNHRTRDEVLRREMRQQEGAWSSTKKIERGRVRLERLGFFQGVNVETPEVPGVDDQVDVRYTVTERPAGNLLAGIGFSQNQGLILRTSITQDNFLGSGNRVNFTFNNSDVSRSFALGYLNPYYTIDGVSRGFDFSYRDLDSEDANISDYDAEIFGLSVNFGLPVSEYNFFDVGLDYEQTSIQPGSNAGDLVNDFIREEGREFDLLRLSGRFTYDTRNRAILPDRGTRHRFRSELGLPAFGGSAVNFYKVDYRADWFIPIGEKYTLRLQSDMGYGGGYGGTSRLPFFEHFYLGGPRSLRGFEENTVGRLDANRNALGGNLKLFGSTELILPLPFLEDIQQLRVTSFFDFGNVYDLEEESLDLGQLRYSVGLSGIWISPVGILSLSLASPIGSKSGDRTQGFQFTFGTSF
- the rseP gene encoding RIP metalloprotease RseP produces the protein MIQFLYSLLAFLATVSLLIAFHEYGHFLVARWNGVHVLRFSIGIGPAVWKRRDAEGTEWVVAALPLGGYVRMLDEREGAVPEQELDRAFNRKSLGQRCAIVLAGPLFNLLAAVLAFTLVYMIGVTGLRPVVEDILPDSPAARAGLAPGQEIFAVAGRPASSWRAVNEALLRSLIAGAPVAELSVAAVAEERYLVAVSLDGVSLDTLSQETPLELLGVQPRLPAPKAVFDTVEPGSPADRAGLLPGDRVVAAAGRPLLYWQDFSRAVREHPAGTPLSLEVMRQGRRLSVELLPARTEEGRGRIGVGLRADAAQLAELRRELERVESYSLFPALGQALRRTWDISVLTLRVLGQIVVGRVSADNLSGPVGIAYFAGVSALQGLSSFCTFLAVVSIGLGIFNLLPIPILDGGHLLYYLIEYLKGSPLSDFQQAAGQRLGLFLLLGLFLLVCYNDFLRLA
- the lpxD gene encoding UDP-3-O-(3-hydroxymyristoyl)glucosamine N-acyltransferase, which translates into the protein MVCTTLGELSRRIGANLRGDPGRGIKGVATLDAAGEGELSFLANRAYKRHLANTRAAAVILAPRDAPDCPVDALVTAEPYLGYARAAQFLFPVPAVRSGIASSAEIAGDARIDLTAYVGPRTVVGAGARIGARACLGPGCIVGPRVEVGADTRLMANVTLLEGTRIGGGGLFHPGAVIAAEGFGFACDKGTWIKIPQLGGVTIGDNVEIGANTTIARGTLRDTVIGDGVKIDNQVQIGHNVRIGANTIIAGCVGIAGSARIGRDCRIGGGCAVNSYAEIADGVFLAGRTAVHRSISRAGAYASGTMVTDLATWRRNAVWMQHLHQSLRDMQERIAALEARARRGAGGAQ